A portion of the Rhinolophus sinicus isolate RSC01 linkage group LG03, ASM3656204v1, whole genome shotgun sequence genome contains these proteins:
- the RIPK3 gene encoding receptor-interacting serine/threonine-protein kinase 3: MSSHKIWHSGAPAPLVSNEELKNPKYIGEGGFGTVFCAQHKSWGTDVAVKIVNSKAICREVKAMASLRNPHVLLLLGVTENLEWDNLSGPALVTRFMENGSLVGLLQPQCPRPWPFLCRLLQELVLGMCYLHSLDPVLLHRDLKPSNVLLDADLHVKLADFGLSTFLGGSRSTAGSGKSGGTLAYLAPELLADINRKSSKASDVYSFGIVLWEVLAGKEAEIVTQISLMQKAVCERQNRPPLTELPQPSPETPGLEGLTQLMQDCCSNEPKDRPSFQDCRQYTEKALHLVQNTGVTGTKMDDAVSTVKKFLSEHRRCSASEPGPGGTEMDGPGETPESPDSMVSEMLNLNLKGLPSSVPEKCISLPKKMEAQGEQTQHAQAARMSSDSTVQPPPNLETSLFRNQEPSPTSAWPPGARPQGNQGAERGGTNGPSREPEPNPIPNPPREWAPNPIPGHRSVAIHHSQGIQLGNNNYMTIQGETPCSTWAWRPRQMDRGGQHASHK; this comes from the exons ATGTCTAGCCACAAGATATG GCACAGTGGTGCCCCAGCCCCCCTGGTGTCCAACGAGGAATTAAAGAACCCGAAGTACATTGGTGAAGGTGGGTTCGGCACAGTGTTCTGCGCACAACACAAGTCGTGGGGTACTGATGTGGCGGTCAAGATCGTGAACTC GAAGGCCATATGCAGGGAGGTGAAGGCCATGGCAAGTCTGCGTAACCCACATGTGCTGCTCCTGCTGGGCGTCACTGAGAACCTCGAGTGGGACAACTTGTCTGGGCCGGCTCTGGTGACCCGTTTCATGGAGAATGGTTCCCTGGTAGGGCTGCTGCAGCCCCAGTGCCCTCGGCCCTGGCCGTTCCTCTGCCGCCTGCTGCAGGAGTTGGTGCTCGGGATGTGTTACCTGCACAGCCTGGACCCTGTGCTTCTGCACCGGGACCTGAAGCCCTCCAACGTCCTGCTGGACGCAGACCTGCACGTCAAG CTGGCAGATTTTGGCCTGTCCACATTTCTGGGAGGCTCAAGGTCAACAGCAGGATCTGGGAAGTCAGGGGGCACCCTCGCCTACTTAGCCCCAGAACTGTTGGCTGATATAAACCGGAAGTCCTCTAAGGCCAGTGATGTCTACAG CTTCGGGATCGTATTGTGGGAAGTGCTAGCTGGAAAAGAAGCTGAAA tagTGACCCAGATATCGCTGATGCAGAAAGCCGTGTGTGAGAGGCAGAACCGGCCCCCACTGACTGagctgccccagcccagccctgagaCTCCTGGCTTAGAAGGACTGACACAGTTAATGCAGGACTGCTGCAGCAATGAGCCCAAGGACAGGCCTTCATTCCAGG ACTGCAGACAATATACTGAGAAAGCCCTCCACCTGGTACAGAATACAGGTGTAACTGGTACAAAGATGGATGATGCAGTGTCCACA GTGAAGAAGTTCCTGTCTGAGCACAGAAGGTGTTCTGCCTCTGAGCCAGGCCCAGGAGGGACAGAAATGGATGGCCCTGGGGAAACCCCAGAAAGCCCTGATTCCATGGTCTCTGAGATGCTAAACCTGAATCTGAAAGGTTTGCCCAGCTCTGTTCCTGAAAAATGTATAAGCCTTCCTAAGAAGATGGAGGCACAGGGAGAACAGACTCAGCATGCCCAAGCAGCAAGGATGTCTTCTGATTCAACAGTCCAACCTCCCCCAAATCTGGAGACCTCACTTTTCAGAAACCAGgagcccagccccacctcagcTTGGCCACCAGGTGCTAGACCCCAAGGGAATCAG GGGGCTGAGAGAGGTGGCACCAACGGGCCTTCCAGGGAGCCAGAGCCAAATCCAATACCGAATCCTCCCAGGGAGTGGGCGCCAAATCCAATACCAG GGCACCGGTCTGTTGCCATCCATCACAGCCAAGGGATACAGTTGGGAAACAACAACTACATGACGATACAAGGGGAAACTCCCTGTTCCACATGGGCCTGGCGACCTAGGCAGATGGATAGGGGCGGGCAACACGCCTCCCACAAGTAG